The sequence below is a genomic window from Halarchaeum grantii.
GCGGCCGTCGACGCGGGCCCGCACGCCCTTCCCGGGGACGTTCTCGAAGCTCTCGGGCGTCGCGAGGTCGAGGCCGCGCTCTTTCGCGCCGTCGACGATGGCCTCCGCGAGCGGGTGCTCGCTCCCGGCCTCCGCGCTCGCGGCGGCGTACAGCAGGTCGGTCTCGGGGTCGGAGAGCGCGCCGTCCGCGCCGCCCTCGGTGACTGCGACGGTACCGCCGTCGAGTCGCTCGCCACCGTCGGAGCGAAGCCCCGACGTCACCCGCGACTCGTCGAGTCGCTCGCCACCGTCCGGGGCGGCCGTCCGGTCGAGCGCGACGACGTCGGTGAGGGTCATCTCGCCCTCGGTGAGGGTGCCGGTCTTGTCGAAGACGACGGTGTCGACGTCGCGGACGCGCTCGAGGACGTCGCCGCCCTTGAAGAGGATGCCGTTGGTCGCGCCGAGGCTCGTGCCGACCATCGTCGCGGCCGGGGTGGCGAGACCGAGCGCGCAGGGGCACGCGACGAGCACCGCCGAGGCGAAGACGACGACGGCGAACTCGAGGACGCTGACGGTGCCGCCGGCGACGGCGGGACCGCCCGCGACGAGCCCCCAGAGCGGGAGCCAGTCGACGACGCCCGCGAGCACCTGCGGGAACGCGTACCAGAGGAGGCCCCAGAGGAGGGCGTTCGCGATGACGGCGGGGACGAAGTAGGCGGAGATGCGGTCGGCGAGGTTCTGCACCTCCGGCTGACGGGACTGGGCTTCCCGAACGGTCTGGACGATCTGCTGGAGCGCGGTCTCGCGGCCGACCTTCGTGGCCTCGACGACGAGGCGGCCGTTCTCGTTGACGGTGCCGCCCACGACGTCGTCGCCGGGCGCCTTCTCGACGGGGACGGACTCGCCGGTGACCATGGACTCGTCGACCGCCGATTCGCCCTCGACGACGATGCCGTCCGTCGGGACCTTCTCGCCGGGCTTGACGACGAGGCGGTCGCCCACCTCGACCTCGGAGAGGTCGACGTCCCGCTCCTCGCCGTCCTCGAGGACGCGCGCGGTGTCGGCCTCCATCTCGAGGAGGGACTCGATGGCTTTCCCGGCTTGGCTCTTCGAGCGCGCTTCGAGGAAGTTGCCGAGCGTGATGAACGTGAGGATGAAGACGGCGCTGTCGAAGTAGGTGCCGCCCGGGATGAGGGTCAGGAGGGTTGCGACGCTGTAGAGGTAGGCGGTGGAGGAACCGAGCGCGATGAGGACGTCCATGTTCGCGGTGCGGTTCTTCACGAGCGCCGTGTAGGAGTTCGCGTAGAACTCCTTGCCCAGCAGGTACTGGACGGGCGTCGCGAGGAGGAAGCCGACGACCTCGATCGGGAGGCCCGTGCTCGGAATCGCCTCGGGGAGGAGGTCGGGAGCGAGGAGGCCCTCGAGCATCAGCGCGAAGAGCGGGACGGCGAACGCGGCACCGAAGAGCGTGAGGCGCCGCTGTCTGCGGACCTCGGCCGTCCGGGCGGCGCTCGCGGCGCTCTCGCCGTCCGCCTCGTCGCCCGTCTCGCGGACGGGCGAGTAGCCCGCGCCCTCGATGGCGTCGTGGAGGTCGTCGCGGGTGGCTTCGGCGGGGTTGTAGCGGACGCGCGCCTCGTCCGTCGCGAAGTTCACGTCGGCCTCGACGACGCCGGGAGTGTCGAGGAGGGCGTCGTGGACGGTCTGCGAGCAGTTCGCGCACGACATGTCGGTGATGGTCACCGTGACCGTCTCGTCCACCGGCGTGTAGCCCGCGTCCGCGATGGCGTCGTAGACCGCCGCGAGCGACACCACGTCGGGGTCGTACTCGACGCTCGCTTCGTCCGTCGCGTAGTTCGCGCTCGCCGCCTCGACGCCGTCGAGGGCCGAAAGCGCGTCCTCGATGGTCGCCGAGCAGTTCGCACAGGACATCCCCTGCACGTCGATGCGCTCGGTACGGGTCATGGTCGTCTCTACGGCCTCCTCGTTCAATCCACTTCGCATTAGCGGCCATAAGGATAGCCGCGACTCGACTTCGGATTCGAAAGTTGGGTGCGCGAACGCCCCGACAGCGGATCGTATAGCTAGTAGACCGCGCTCAGACCACGCAGTCACCACCGTTTTAGCGTGCCTAACATACATTTTTGTCATAGTCGTCGGCGGCCCGTGTCGTCGCGTGCTGGTTCAGCAGTTCGTCGTCGTGTTCGTCGCGGGACTCATACCGCCCTCGGGACGGGCGTCGGGACGAGTCCGCTGTTCTAGGCACGCGACGTGCGGGCGCATCGACGTCCTCCACAGAGGCCCCACGCCGGCAGCGCCGCCCCGAACGGCCGCACGTGGCTCGCCGCCGGTACCGCGCTCGGGTTCCTCGCGATGCGCCCGCTCGTCTCCGTCCCCTGAGCCACCCGAACGGGTTCGGCCACAGATGGATGTATTTCCGGCCGGTACTGTGGGTCGATGGCTGAGGATCAGTCTCTCTACGCGGAAATCGGTGGACAGGACGCCGTCGAAGCCGTCGTCGACGACTTCTACGACCGCGTCCTCGACGACCCCCTCCTCGAACCCTACTTCGAGGACACCGAGATGCAGGAGCTCTTTGCCCACCAGGTCCAGTTCGTCAGCGCCGTCGCGGGCGGGCCCGTGGAGTACGACGGCGACGACATGGAGGAGGCCCACGAGGGCATGGGCATCACCGACGAGGCCTTCGACCGGGTCGCCGACTACCTCGCCGAGGCGATGCGCGAGAACGGCGTTCCCGAAGCGGACATCGAGGCCGTCATCGACGACGTCGCGGCGCTCCGCGACGACGTCGTGATGGTCTAATTACTGCTCGCGGAGGTAGCGTCGGCCCTCGGCGACGGTGAGCGGCATCTCCGCTCGCTCGACCACTCCCTCGAAGAGTCGGACGACCGTCGGCGGCCGGAGGCCCTGCGCGTCGAGCAGGGCGCGGTCGGTGAGCACCTCGCGGACGCCGCCGTCCGCCGCGACGGTGCCGTCGGTGCCGACGAGGACGACGCGCTCCGCGAGTTCGGGCACGACGTCGAGCGTCGGCGTGAAGACGACCGTCGCGCCGTCGTGGGCGTCGAGCAGCTCGAGGATGCGCGCCCGGTAGTGGGCGTCGACGGCGCCGAGCGGTTCGTCGAGCAGGAGGACGTCCGGGTCGAACGCGAGGACGCTCGCGACGGCCGCGCGCTGTTTCTCCCCGCCTGAGAGGCGGAAGGGCGGCCGGTCGAGGAGGTCGGTGAGGCCGAGCGCGTCCGCGAGGGCCGCGACGCGCTCGTCCGCGCGCGCCTCGGCCATCCCGAGTTGCGCGGGGCCGTACGCGATGTCCTCCCGAACGGTCGTGTTGAACAGGTAGTCGTCCGGGTCCTGCAGGAGGACGCCGAGGCGCTCGCGGACGGCTTCGGCGTCCGTCGTCTCCTCGAAGTACTCGACGCGGCCCGCGGTGGGTGTGACGAGGCCGCCGAGCGCGAGCTGGAGCGTGCTCTTCCCGCTCCCGTTCGGCCCGACGACGGCGACGGACTCGCCCGCCTCGACGGCGAGCGAGACGTCGTCGAGCGCGCGCGTGCCGTCCGGGTACTCGTGGACGAGGCCGCGAGCGTCGATCACGCGGCCCATCGGACCACCACCGAGGCGCAGAGCGAGAGCGCCGCGCAGAGCGCGAGCGCGTAGTCGCCGGCGTCGAGCGCGCGCGTCCGGCCGTAGGGCGAGGGCGCGTTCGCGCCGCCGCGCGCACGCATTCCGCGGCCGACGCGCTCGCCGCGTTCGAGCGTCCGCAGGAGGAAGGTGCCGGCGAGGTTGCGCGCGTCGCGCCATCCGCCCCGGACGTCGCCGTCGCGGGTCGTGCGGCTGTTGCGCGCGAGGACGAGGCGCCGGAGTTCGTCGAAGAAGAGGAAGAGGTAGCGGTAGGTGACGGCGACGACCCAGACGAGCGCGACCGGCACGCGGAGCTCGCGGAGCGCGGCGACGACGCGCGAGAACGGCGTCGTCATCACGAGCAGGGAGAGGAGCGCGACGCCGACGCCGACGCGGAGGGTGAAGCGCACGACGTAGCGGACCCCGGCGTCGGTGACGGTGAGGCCGAACCCGGCGAGGAGCGCGTCGCCGGGCGTGAGGACGGCCTGCGGGAGGACGACGAGCGCGGAGGCGAGCGGGACGACGGCGGAGCGCGCGAGCAACCGCTCGAGGGGGACGTGCGAGCGCCACGCGAGCAGGAGGGCGAGCACGCCGAGCGCGCAGACCGCGGCGAGGGTGCGCGAGACGACGACGGCGAGCGAGAGCGCGGCGATGGCGAGCAG
It includes:
- a CDS encoding energy-coupling factor ABC transporter ATP-binding protein — its product is MGRVIDARGLVHEYPDGTRALDDVSLAVEAGESVAVVGPNGSGKSTLQLALGGLVTPTAGRVEYFEETTDAEAVRERLGVLLQDPDDYLFNTTVREDIAYGPAQLGMAEARADERVAALADALGLTDLLDRPPFRLSGGEKQRAAVASVLAFDPDVLLLDEPLGAVDAHYRARILELLDAHDGATVVFTPTLDVVPELAERVVLVGTDGTVAADGGVREVLTDRALLDAQGLRPPTVVRLFEGVVERAEMPLTVAEGRRYLREQ
- a CDS encoding heavy metal translocating P-type ATPase; this encodes MTRTERIDVQGMSCANCSATIEDALSALDGVEAASANYATDEASVEYDPDVVSLAAVYDAIADAGYTPVDETVTVTITDMSCANCSQTVHDALLDTPGVVEADVNFATDEARVRYNPAEATRDDLHDAIEGAGYSPVRETGDEADGESAASAARTAEVRRQRRLTLFGAAFAVPLFALMLEGLLAPDLLPEAIPSTGLPIEVVGFLLATPVQYLLGKEFYANSYTALVKNRTANMDVLIALGSSTAYLYSVATLLTLIPGGTYFDSAVFILTFITLGNFLEARSKSQAGKAIESLLEMEADTARVLEDGEERDVDLSEVEVGDRLVVKPGEKVPTDGIVVEGESAVDESMVTGESVPVEKAPGDDVVGGTVNENGRLVVEATKVGRETALQQIVQTVREAQSRQPEVQNLADRISAYFVPAVIANALLWGLLWYAFPQVLAGVVDWLPLWGLVAGGPAVAGGTVSVLEFAVVVFASAVLVACPCALGLATPAATMVGTSLGATNGILFKGGDVLERVRDVDTVVFDKTGTLTEGEMTLTDVVALDRTAAPDGGERLDESRVTSGLRSDGGERLDGGTVAVTEGGADGALSDPETDLLYAAASAEAGSEHPLAEAIVDGAKERGLDLATPESFENVPGKGVRARVDGRDVLVGNPGLLEDAGVAVDAAADARERLESEGKTAMLVAIDGDFAGVLATADEVKESAKRAVAGLQERGLTVRMLTGDNERTATAVAAELGIPAEGVRAGVLPDEKADAVEAIQADGARAMMVGDGVNDAPALAAAYVGAAIGSGTDVAIEAADVTLMRDDPEDVLKAINVSDATLRKIKQNLFWALGYNTVLIPLASLGLMMPALAAAAMAFSSVSVLSNSLLFRRYDPSEEYHVL
- the cbiQ gene encoding cobalt ECF transporter T component CbiQ, producing the protein MSGAVGGSVERVTAVLRAFFTAESVARRDGFLQRRDPRVSLLAIAALSLAVVVSRTLAAVCALGVLALLLAWRSHVPLERLLARSAVVPLASALVVLPQAVLTPGDALLAGFGLTVTDAGVRYVVRFTLRVGVGVALLSLLVMTTPFSRVVAALRELRVPVALVWVVAVTYRYLFLFFDELRRLVLARNSRTTRDGDVRGGWRDARNLAGTFLLRTLERGERVGRGMRARGGANAPSPYGRTRALDAGDYALALCAALSLCASVVVRWAA
- a CDS encoding group I truncated hemoglobin; its protein translation is MAEDQSLYAEIGGQDAVEAVVDDFYDRVLDDPLLEPYFEDTEMQELFAHQVQFVSAVAGGPVEYDGDDMEEAHEGMGITDEAFDRVADYLAEAMRENGVPEADIEAVIDDVAALRDDVVMV